The proteins below are encoded in one region of Hydrogenimonas thermophila:
- the nuoH gene encoding NADH-quinone oxidoreductase subunit NuoH has product MTLTEFVIATIIKILVVLGLFSALAGFGTYLERKVLAFMQRRLGPMHVGPYGLLQVLADGIKLFTKEDIVPQNSVKPIFMIAPVIGAATAFIALAAVPLFPEFELFGVTVHPIIADINVGVLFVLGVMASGLFAPLLAGMASANKWGLLGAARTAIQLLSYEVVTGLSILAPLMLVGSLSLIDINNYQSGGFSDWIVWTQPVAFVLFLIAGFAETNRTPFDLLEHEAEIVSGYATEYSGMRWGMFFIGEYANMITLAFLASLIFLGGFNDWGFIPGGLAIVLKVSFLFFFFLWTRAAWPHIRPDQLMWLCWKVLMPIAVINVVVTGIVLMM; this is encoded by the coding sequence ATGACATTAACTGAATTTGTAATCGCAACGATTATCAAAATCCTTGTTGTGCTGGGGCTATTCTCAGCTCTTGCAGGATTTGGAACATATCTTGAGCGTAAGGTACTTGCATTTATGCAAAGAAGACTTGGTCCAATGCATGTTGGTCCATATGGTTTGCTTCAAGTATTGGCGGATGGTATCAAACTCTTTACAAAAGAGGATATTGTCCCTCAAAACTCTGTAAAGCCAATCTTTATGATTGCTCCTGTAATTGGAGCGGCTACGGCTTTTATTGCATTAGCTGCAGTTCCTCTATTTCCTGAGTTTGAACTCTTTGGAGTGACTGTACACCCAATCATTGCTGATATTAATGTTGGTGTTCTGTTTGTTCTTGGTGTTATGGCAAGCGGACTTTTTGCACCGCTTCTTGCAGGTATGGCAAGTGCAAACAAATGGGGACTTCTTGGTGCAGCTCGTACTGCTATTCAGCTACTTAGTTATGAAGTTGTAACAGGTCTTAGCATCTTGGCTCCACTTATGCTTGTCGGATCGCTTTCACTGATAGATATCAATAACTATCAATCAGGTGGTTTCAGTGACTGGATCGTATGGACACAGCCAGTTGCATTTGTTCTTTTCTTAATTGCAGGATTTGCAGAGACAAACCGTACACCATTTGACCTTCTTGAGCATGAAGCAGAGATCGTTTCTGGTTATGCGACAGAGTATTCGGGTATGAGATGGGGTATGTTCTTCATCGGTGAGTATGCAAACATGATCACTCTTGCATTCTTGGCAAGTTTGATCTTCTTAGGCGGCTTTAATGACTGGGGATTCATTCCTGGAGGATTGGCTATTGTACTTAAAGTATCGTTCCTATTCTTTTTCTTCCTTTGGACACGTGCTGCATGGCCTCACATTAGACCAGATCAGTTGATGTGGTTGTGTTGGAAAGTATTGATGCCAATCGCTGTAATTAACGTTGTCGTTACCGGCATCGTATTGATGATGTAA